AGCAGCATGGGAACCTCCGGCCAACAGGTATAGGAGCGCCATCCGCACGGCCACCCCGGACTCCACTTGGGAAAGAATCCTGGAGCGGCCGCAGTCGGCGAGCTCATCCGAAAGCTCCACCCCGCGGTTGACCGGCCCCGGGTG
The Thermodesulfobacteriota bacterium genome window above contains:
- a CDS encoding aspartate carbamoyltransferase, yielding HPGPVNRGVELSDELADCGRSRILSQVESGVAVRMALLYLLAGGSHAAN